From Chryseobacterium gallinarum, one genomic window encodes:
- a CDS encoding HIT family protein, translating into MSTIFTKIINGEIPSYKIAEDENYIAFLDAMPLVKGHTLVVPKKEVDLIFDLESEEYKNLWGFAQKVAKKIKTAIPCVRVGVAVVGLEVPHAHIHLIPLNKMEDMNFRNERLKLTNEEYTEIQNSIINS; encoded by the coding sequence ATGAGCACTATATTCACGAAAATCATCAATGGCGAAATTCCCTCATATAAAATTGCGGAAGATGAAAACTATATTGCATTCTTAGACGCAATGCCCCTGGTGAAAGGACATACCCTGGTAGTACCTAAAAAAGAAGTGGATTTGATTTTTGATCTTGAAAGTGAAGAATACAAAAACCTTTGGGGATTTGCCCAAAAGGTAGCCAAGAAGATCAAAACTGCAATTCCATGTGTAAGAGTAGGAGTGGCGGTAGTAGGGCTTGAAGTTCCTCATGCACACATCCATCTGATTCCTTTAAACAAGATGGAAGACATGAATTTTAGAAATGAAAGATTAAAATTAACGAACGAAGAATATACAGAGATTCAAAACTCAATTATTAATTCTTAA
- the greA gene encoding transcription elongation factor GreA, translating into MASYVTKEGLEKMKAELEQLETVERPKITQQIAEARDKGDLSENAEYDAAKEAQGMLEMRISKLKDVISTSKIIDESQLDTSKVSILTTVKLKNNATKQEQVFTLVPDNESDLKSGKISVNTPIAKGLLGKAVGETAEITLPNGNKLSFEVLDISL; encoded by the coding sequence ATGGCAAGCTATGTAACCAAGGAGGGACTAGAGAAAATGAAAGCTGAGCTGGAACAGTTGGAAACTGTAGAGAGACCAAAAATTACTCAGCAGATCGCAGAAGCAAGAGACAAAGGAGATTTGTCTGAAAATGCAGAATATGATGCGGCTAAAGAGGCTCAGGGAATGCTTGAAATGAGAATTTCCAAGCTGAAAGACGTCATCTCAACTTCTAAAATTATAGACGAAAGCCAATTAGATACTTCAAAAGTTTCCATCTTAACGACAGTGAAACTTAAAAATAATGCGACTAAACAAGAGCAGGTATTTACATTGGTGCCGGATAACGAAAGCGACCTTAAATCAGGGAAGATTTCTGTAAATACTCCGATTGCAAAAGGTCTGTTAGGAAAGGCAGTGGGGGAAACCGCAGAAATTACTTTACCGAACGGAAACAAACTGTCTTTCGAAGTATTAGACATCAGCCTTTAA
- a CDS encoding TlpA family protein disulfide reductase, translating to MKKIYTLSAVLAAFIMQAQFKVTIQTPADFKDQDAILYTLNGSRDIIVTQEKGKNNVWTFKYPSHYMGMMKVYFPGTNNTINFISENKDINIKLDIQNNKIKDVVYLDEANELMSKQQEGSQKKELILPALTQIKEYYKDNTDFGKALKTEIDRLSGKSAVIDAASHPFISYYNTNYSKFLSNTADPSKKVNQDEIINFIDKSNDMLESSSLLRPLLVAYLNSGGNTNVTGSVDKLLDRLKVETPRGQTVLSELIDIFDAYQMDEFKNKYLSLAKNLKCTITDRLASTLKSNANVEMGAAFPNYKFQSPVNTTAKSLYDVKADRKVIVFWSSTCSHCESELPKLLDKYNELKGKNIQIIALSLDVDKNSYTKKIAAFPWINDSELRGWNSSYVDTYNVHATPTYFILDANNKIINKPEHVGDVLEYFKVK from the coding sequence ATGAAAAAGATTTATACGTTATCTGCGGTTTTAGCCGCATTTATAATGCAGGCACAATTCAAGGTTACAATCCAGACTCCTGCAGATTTTAAAGATCAGGATGCTATTCTATATACATTAAACGGCTCAAGAGATATTATTGTTACCCAGGAAAAAGGGAAAAATAATGTATGGACTTTTAAATATCCAAGCCACTATATGGGTATGATGAAAGTATATTTTCCTGGCACCAATAATACTATAAATTTCATCTCTGAAAATAAGGATATCAATATAAAGCTGGATATCCAAAATAATAAAATAAAAGATGTTGTATACCTTGATGAAGCGAATGAATTGATGAGTAAGCAACAGGAGGGTTCTCAAAAAAAAGAACTTATATTGCCTGCTCTGACACAAATCAAAGAATACTATAAAGACAATACCGATTTCGGTAAAGCATTAAAAACGGAGATCGACAGGCTTTCAGGAAAGTCTGCAGTTATTGATGCAGCAAGTCATCCATTCATATCCTATTACAATACCAATTACAGCAAGTTCCTGTCCAATACGGCAGATCCTTCTAAAAAGGTAAATCAGGATGAAATTATCAACTTTATAGACAAGTCTAATGATATGCTTGAAAGTTCTTCATTGCTAAGACCTTTGTTGGTAGCCTATCTTAATTCGGGAGGAAATACGAATGTAACAGGTTCAGTGGATAAACTGTTAGACCGTTTAAAAGTTGAGACACCAAGAGGACAGACTGTTTTATCGGAGCTTATTGATATCTTTGATGCTTATCAGATGGATGAGTTTAAAAATAAATACCTCTCACTTGCTAAAAATCTTAAGTGTACTATCACGGACAGGCTTGCTTCTACATTAAAATCCAATGCTAATGTTGAAATGGGTGCTGCATTTCCTAATTATAAATTTCAGTCACCTGTCAATACCACAGCAAAATCGCTCTATGATGTGAAAGCGGACAGGAAAGTTATTGTTTTCTGGTCATCTACCTGTTCTCATTGTGAGAGTGAGCTTCCAAAGCTTCTGGATAAATACAATGAATTAAAAGGAAAAAATATTCAGATTATTGCTTTGTCTTTGGATGTAGACAAAAATTCATATACTAAAAAAATTGCTGCATTCCCTTGGATCAATGACTCAGAATTGAGAGGATGGAACAGTAGTTATGTAGATACCTACAATGTTCATGCAACTCCGACATATTTTATTTTAGATGCTAACAACAAGATAATCAATAAACCAGAGCATGTTGGCGATGTTTTAGAATATTTTAAAGTAAAATAA
- a CDS encoding T9SS type A sorting domain-containing protein gives MRKSLFAIGLLAISYSVQAQILCHVDTDARMYVSEGTLVYSGGGVQTKGTGLVDVHGNVMVVGATGDAFRTIADNGQPKLDGGNIILRLNTPASFATSTYGQLYIDGLSQSNITGIVTKEFRTTSQGSGNYFQQIALPFFGKALSSLSTELGKNFDTGRYSNPILKWNNTNAVSDHFTSLATTTSDGSGYYMLKVSNDDWNPSAPASGTVFAVNGAPYAQFASATTLQNGGNVDFGTNGNNNNAYNEKYNTYLDDSFEFTASPWAGTFGKNFYQFGNPFLTNIDLSKIGYDEGGVSDGNAVTNIWGVEYDPGTIHTLPNGSTYATGSKIVTYQPTGNGVAPAGDVDLVVIKPMQSFKMKLRDNTSQTLNFNTLRRFKQTARAAGTDYSVTAARSAQNTSRGSLKQLGIIGLDANGNEIGRTYYVVSPTSATGHQVSIATTIQASAGKNLFGTFEEDINGGYDNNNTNYWLYINEANESNFQGKNVKLVNYYLDKVKSYKFEVRENAELIPAGAHQLSSGIGFYYKAENGTLVQAKQGDIVPANTTEADLYYGAPSEITLANKEKKVAPSRTLVVYDPSITNYIVRFDPNWKKADIEVYDMSGKLVISKKAVDASRDFVIELNNSVKNSYVVKIVSDKGETVNTKILK, from the coding sequence ATGAGAAAAAGTTTATTTGCTATAGGTCTTTTAGCAATTAGTTATTCTGTTCAGGCGCAGATACTATGTCATGTTGACACTGATGCTAGAATGTATGTGAGCGAAGGCACCCTAGTATATAGTGGTGGAGGTGTACAAACCAAAGGAACTGGTCTTGTGGATGTACACGGAAACGTAATGGTTGTAGGAGCAACCGGAGACGCTTTCAGAACAATTGCCGACAACGGTCAACCAAAACTTGACGGCGGTAATATTATTCTGAGATTAAACACTCCGGCAAGTTTTGCAACCTCTACTTATGGCCAGTTGTACATTGATGGACTTTCCCAATCCAATATTACTGGTATTGTAACTAAGGAGTTTAGAACAACAAGTCAGGGTAGCGGAAATTATTTCCAACAGATAGCCTTGCCATTCTTTGGTAAAGCTTTAAGTTCACTATCTACAGAGCTTGGTAAAAACTTCGATACAGGAAGATACAGTAATCCTATTCTAAAGTGGAATAATACCAATGCTGTTTCCGATCATTTTACCAGTTTAGCAACTACTACCAGTGATGGTTCCGGATACTATATGTTGAAGGTATCCAATGACGACTGGAATCCTAGTGCACCAGCATCAGGAACTGTTTTTGCGGTAAACGGAGCACCTTACGCCCAATTTGCCAGTGCAACAACACTGCAAAACGGAGGAAATGTGGATTTCGGTACAAATGGTAACAACAACAATGCTTACAACGAAAAGTATAATACTTACCTAGACGATTCATTCGAATTTACAGCAAGTCCATGGGCCGGAACATTTGGTAAAAATTTCTATCAATTCGGAAATCCATTTCTTACCAACATCGATTTATCCAAAATCGGATATGATGAAGGTGGAGTATCTGACGGAAATGCAGTAACTAATATCTGGGGAGTAGAATACGACCCGGGTACCATTCACACACTTCCAAATGGTTCCACTTATGCTACAGGATCTAAAATTGTAACATATCAGCCTACTGGTAATGGAGTCGCTCCTGCCGGAGATGTTGATTTGGTGGTGATTAAACCAATGCAGTCGTTTAAGATGAAGCTGAGAGATAATACCAGCCAGACTTTGAATTTTAATACACTGAGAAGATTCAAGCAAACAGCAAGAGCAGCAGGAACTGATTACAGTGTAACAGCAGCCAGATCGGCTCAAAATACATCAAGAGGTAGCCTTAAACAGCTTGGAATTATAGGTCTTGATGCCAATGGAAACGAAATTGGCAGAACTTACTATGTAGTTTCTCCAACATCGGCTACAGGACATCAGGTATCTATAGCTACTACCATTCAGGCTTCTGCAGGTAAAAACCTATTTGGTACTTTTGAAGAAGACATCAATGGTGGATATGATAATAACAATACAAACTATTGGTTATATATCAACGAAGCTAACGAAAGTAACTTCCAGGGTAAGAACGTTAAACTGGTAAATTATTATCTGGATAAAGTTAAATCTTACAAATTTGAAGTTAGAGAAAATGCAGAATTGATTCCTGCAGGTGCTCACCAATTATCTTCAGGTATCGGTTTCTATTATAAAGCGGAAAACGGAACTTTAGTACAGGCAAAACAAGGAGATATTGTTCCTGCCAATACTACAGAAGCAGATTTATACTATGGAGCACCTAGCGAAATTACTTTGGCAAACAAAGAGAAAAAGGTAGCGCCTTCAAGAACACTAGTCGTATACGATCCATCAATTACAAATTATATTGTTAGATTCGATCCGAACTGGAAGAAAGCAGACATTGAAGTTTATGATATGAGCGGTAAACTGGTTATTTCTAAGAAAGCAGTTGATGCATCTAGGGATTTTGTAATCGAGCTTAATAACTCTGTTAAAAATTCATACGTTGTAAAAATTGTTTCCGATAAAGGAGAAACTGTTAACACTAAAATCTTAAAATAA
- the clpX gene encoding ATP-dependent Clp protease ATP-binding subunit ClpX, with translation MNSNQCSFCGRKRNEVQMLISGQNGFICENCIEQAHTIVKDSVAKTGYAPADSMEELKKPKEIKEFLDQYVIGQDQAKKQLSIAVYNHYKRLLHAQDENREVELEKSNIIMIGETGTGKTLLAKTIARELNVPFCIVDATILTEAGYVGEDVESILSRLLMVADYDVEKAEKGIVFIDEIDKIARKSDNPSITRDVSGEGVQQGLLKLLEGSIVNVPPQGGRKHPDQKYIQVNTQNILFIAGGAFDGIKEIIERRMNKQAIGFSSEKINKTDEDEYILTNINAIDLRSFGLIPELLGRFPIITYLDKLTKETLVRIMKEPKNSIVNQFVELFKMDGTNLVITDGAIEKIVEETIEKGLGARGLRGTTEKVLEDYMFSIGEEKEIILSEDNILINK, from the coding sequence ATGAATTCAAACCAATGTTCTTTCTGCGGTAGAAAAAGAAACGAAGTACAGATGCTGATTTCTGGGCAGAACGGTTTTATTTGTGAAAATTGTATAGAGCAGGCACACACCATTGTGAAAGACAGTGTTGCTAAAACAGGATATGCCCCTGCTGATAGTATGGAAGAGCTTAAAAAGCCTAAAGAGATCAAAGAATTTCTTGATCAATATGTCATTGGACAAGATCAGGCTAAAAAACAGCTTTCGATTGCAGTATACAATCATTATAAAAGATTACTGCATGCCCAGGACGAAAACAGGGAAGTGGAACTTGAGAAATCAAACATTATCATGATCGGAGAAACCGGGACAGGGAAAACGTTATTGGCTAAAACCATTGCCAGAGAACTGAACGTCCCGTTCTGTATTGTGGATGCTACTATTTTAACTGAAGCAGGGTATGTAGGAGAAGATGTTGAAAGCATCCTTTCAAGACTATTGATGGTGGCAGACTATGACGTAGAGAAAGCAGAGAAAGGAATCGTCTTTATTGATGAGATTGATAAAATTGCAAGAAAATCAGATAACCCGAGTATTACAAGAGATGTCTCAGGGGAAGGAGTACAGCAGGGGCTGTTAAAGCTGTTGGAAGGAAGTATAGTGAATGTTCCCCCACAAGGAGGAAGAAAACATCCTGACCAGAAATATATTCAGGTGAATACCCAGAATATACTGTTTATTGCAGGAGGAGCTTTTGACGGGATTAAGGAAATTATTGAAAGAAGAATGAATAAACAAGCCATTGGATTCAGTTCTGAAAAAATCAATAAAACAGATGAAGATGAATATATATTAACAAATATTAATGCCATTGACCTTCGTTCTTTCGGACTTATTCCCGAACTTTTAGGAAGATTTCCAATCATCACTTACCTGGATAAACTCACAAAAGAGACACTGGTAAGGATTATGAAGGAACCTAAAAATTCAATTGTCAACCAATTTGTGGAACTTTTCAAAATGGATGGCACAAATTTGGTTATCACTGACGGAGCCATTGAAAAGATTGTAGAGGAAACCATAGAAAAAGGATTGGGTGCCAGAGGTCTAAGAGGAACTACAGAAAAAGTACTGGAAGACTATATGTTTTCAATAGGAGAAGAAAAAGAGATTATATTATCAGAAGATAATATTTTGATTAATAAGTAA
- the dtd gene encoding D-aminoacyl-tRNA deacylase — translation MKIVIQRVSQANVKVDGKIVGEIGKGLMLLTGIDENDDKADADWLVQKVLNLRIFGDEEDKLNLSVRDISGEILCISQFTLIADYKKGNRPSFIKAAKPDKAVPLFDYFKEELAKSGLKTESGIFGADMKVSLTNDGPVTIVMDSITKI, via the coding sequence ATGAAGATTGTTATACAAAGGGTTTCCCAAGCCAATGTAAAAGTAGACGGAAAAATCGTTGGAGAGATTGGAAAAGGATTAATGCTGCTTACAGGTATTGATGAAAATGATGATAAAGCAGATGCAGACTGGCTGGTTCAAAAAGTTTTAAATTTGAGAATCTTTGGCGATGAAGAGGATAAACTCAATCTTTCCGTCAGAGATATTTCAGGGGAAATTCTCTGCATCAGCCAGTTCACCCTGATTGCTGATTACAAGAAGGGAAACCGTCCTTCTTTCATTAAGGCCGCAAAACCTGATAAGGCTGTTCCGTTATTTGATTATTTTAAAGAGGAACTGGCAAAGTCTGGATTAAAAACAGAAAGCGGAATCTTTGGAGCAGACATGAAGGTATCTCTGACTAATGACGGACCTGTCACCATTGTTATGGACTCCATTACAAAAATATAG